The sequence AACGCCGCAAGAAGCCGAGCGGCGACGTCCTCGCAGACTCGAGGTCGCCGGGACGTCGAAGCCTTATTCCCACGTATTTGACGTCAACATCCTATTTCCTAGGCCATGAGCCCATAGGTGAGccgtttcttctttttttctttctttctcgtGATTGAACAGCAAAATGAATAAATTTCAAGTGGAATCATTTCCCATCAATGATGCCTATTAGTAATAACAATCAGGCTGTTCTGCTGGTAACCAGCATCGgtgcttttctctcacaccaaatcagcaccagtcaccAGCCACCAGTCACCATCTACCGGCTAGCtagtagtatttttctctcacagcaaatcAACACAAGCCACCAGCCACAGTCAGCCGAACAGAGCGAATATCTTCTGTGCAAATTTAAAACTATCTTGGAATTGATGATGTATCCCTAGAAGTCATGCTGATTAATATTGTTGCACTAAATCAAGAATATAAATAGAGAATTTatgaaaatgaaagaaaaataaacagAGGCTAAGATTTAGTTGTCATTGCTGGAGCTGGTAAAAAAAAATAAGCCCCACAAAGTAGAGCGAGCCCCTACTGGGAAAGTAGGAGCTTTAGTTTAGGGAGTACTGCTGGAAAGATTGATTTGGCCCACCACTATGTGGTCCATAGTtttcaaaatataaaaattgAAATAATTGAAATACTTTCTCATCAAGATTAGACTCACCATACCCATCACGAAGGTCCtacttgtcaggccaaagattTTAACAAAAGAGGGTGTAGACCAATAAAATtgatagaagaaaaatatttccagtaaaattctaatactttttacaccaatCACTTTCATCTACCCACTCCTTGTACCCACATATTGCTTTCCTTTGACACATATTTTACTTTTCTTTGTACATGTAGTTACCTATAATTCGCGTCATCATTTGTTTTGGAATGATAATAACTGATATCATTgtcttttttttcgcgaccATGTCTGGtcatgtttttcattaagaagttGATATCATTGTCTTatggaagaaaaaggaaattatttttggaagaaaaataaatgacattgTTGCTTGAATGCTTGATGAAAGGAAATTAAATACGTGTCGGTATCACGTACATCTCTACTAGTATTcaaattaaaagaaaatttAGTTTACTTTTCCTATTTAATTTTGGACTCGTAGGTAGTTTCAGCATGTGCACTTCCTCCCGTGCTAGGCCGTTTTAGTCCAGCCGGCTACCTCTTTCTATCGGCCTGGCCGGCCCACTCCTCTGAACGGCCCATAGAGGCCTGTTTCGCTATGAGCTGTTTGCGGCTGTCCGATCGCATCTGAAGGCTCGCGTTGCTCTGGCCGGATGGAAACCAGCATCAGCCGGCCGGCTCCCCCAAAGCCCTaatttttctcttctttcccTCTCCCGCTCTCACAGAAAATGGCGATGCTACGCATTACACGCTCACGAGCACGAGCACGTGCGTCAGGAGAGAAAAATATTCTTctataataaataaaaatatttttttcgaaTTCTTCAAAGAGTAGAATGCATGACCGGTCTCTTAACTTATTAAGGGGTGTCATTCAGTTCCACCAACTCTCGATTATATTTTGGGCCTCTAAACTTTTTTAAGTCGTTCACTGGAGGTTCATATCCTTCCGCATACAAATGTCTTGAATTCGAAATCGCATTCGGAATCTACTATATTTTAACGATAACATATATCTATTTATCTGTCGATAGTTTTTGTAGAACAAAATTACTATACATGTAGAGAATATAATCATATAATCCCATAGATAACGACAACTCATAAAATAACATATATAAGGAATATTTTAATAactaaatatataaaaataaaaaactaagtAATAGTTATAGATAAATATTTACAATATTAAAAATATTTCCATAAATTTTCAATATTTAAAGTACTTAAAATTAATATGATTAGCCATATTAAAACAAACTTTTATATGTcattaataataaaaaaataattttattagTCACATAATATAAAAAgttttaaataatttaaatgaTGCATATTATTTGTTATAATAAAGTTGATATCATTTACATTACTAATTAGTCATAGGTATATGTTTTAGATGGTtttacatgtaatttttttttgtggatAGGGATAGTGTCGGAtgttcatatttttttaatacaaaTAATGTGGAATTAGTTAGAGAAAAATCTTAGAAAATGAATATGGGTACACCTACCCACTTAACATCCATATTAAAATCGAATACGAATATGGATATCCATACATGTTGACACTAAAATGAATACGTATATCGAATGTTTCGTATGGTATAACATCCGCATCCATCAACAATCATAATGTCAACAGTTTATCCATCCATTAATTATTTGCAATAGTCCCATAATCTTGGTGAGAAATAACATTTCACGTGGTCGGTGGTTTACAAATATATAGGGAGGCTTACATTCTTGAGTATGGTTCCGATTAATTTATCTGAATTTCGATTAGAATTCTGATTGACAAATCATGGAATCATtgattgctttagaaatagtagagatagagatagagaatAACAAGGTGAAAGTCTTTCATGCTGCAGTTTGATGTGGGTGCAGGTCGCAGCAGGCAGCTTAATTGAAGGGGGCGCCGCCTGCTCTCGTACGTGGGTCGACCATGTTCTGGCTCGGAGTGGTCGTGGTCTTTATTTTGGCACAGTCGAAGCAGGGGTGGAACGAATGGGGGTTCCGGATCACTGTCATCTTGAGCTTAGGGGCAAATCTGGTGGTCGCCATCGTGTCCGGGACACGGCGGCGCTCGACACGCCCCGGCTTGTGGTGGGGGTTCCTAGGCCTGGCGGCTCAGTTTTCCCTCTGGGGTGCGTACCAGCTCGCCGAGGTAGCCTCGACGAACGCAATCGGTAGCCTGTCCCTCAGCGGCACCGATGCGTCGGAGGAGGAGCAACAGGTGGCCGCGTTCTGGGGCCTGTTCCTCCTCCTGCACCTGGGCGGCCCGGACAACCTGACTGCCTACGCTCTGGAGGACAACAAGATCTCCAAGCGCAAATGGATTGAGTTAGTCTTCCAGATTCTGGGGATGTGTTATACCATCTACAACAACACGCATCGCGGCGCCCGCAGCTGGGGTCTGCTGCTCGCAGCGTACGTCCTCATGATCTTGGCCGGCAGTGTCAGGTACGTGTAGGGTGGTAATGGGCGTAACTCTACTCTAGTAGTCACTTCACATTCCAACTTAGTGCTTAAATTTTTTAActcaaaaatatataaaattagagTTGGGTTCTTTTAAAGCAAGGCTCTTAAATTATCTAGATCAAATTTGACagtcctttaccacccctaggtatGTGGAGAGGGCGATGGCGCAAAACAAAGCCAACTTGGACAAGATGCAGGAGGAGGCCTCGTcaagcggcggcagcagcaaggACGACGACAAGATGGATTATTCACCGAAATGCAGAAGGATCGAGGCTGGGAACGCCTCGCggtcaagcagcagcagcaaggacGACGCTAAGATGGCATATTTGAAATTCAGAATCGAGAAGGAGATAAAGAGGCCGGGGCGGTCGCTCAGCGACCGAGAGGCGCTGCTCCTCGCTCAGGACCTGTTCCCCGTCTGGCGCCATGCCCTGGTCGATTCTTCCGTCGATCCTGATTCAAAAAGGCAACAAGCCAGCGAGGCGATGCTGACCTCGCCGGAGTGGGACTGGGAGAGCAGGTGCCAGGTGGCCGAGATGGAGCTCTCCCTCATCTACGAGTTCCTCTACACCAAGGCGATCCTGGCGCACAGCTGGACCTGGCGCTACTACCTCATCCGCTTGCTGTCGCCGCtctccactgccgccgccgcgttcctcTTCAGCTCCTGGCTGCTCCATCCTGATGATAATGGCTGCCGCCGGGTGGTCTGGGGATCCTTTGTCGGGATCACCTACGCCCTGCTGACCGTCACTTTCCTCATGGATGTCGCGTGGCTGCTGAGGGCCCTCGGGTCCACATGGGCGTACGCCTACCTacgggagctcgccggcggggccggaacgagacggtggtggtgcagGCTCCACCGCATGGTCGTCCGCCTGGACCCGTTGCGGCTATTCGGCCGCGACCCGGTCAGCCACAGGCTGTGGTCGGGCACCATCGGCCGGTACAACTTGCTGCACGAGTGCAGTGGAGCTCGCGGCCCGTTTCGTCCAGAGTGGTGGCCGGTGTCCAAGGCTGGAGACGACAAACCCAAGGAGATGCGGTATCTGCATAAGCTTCCTAAATGCGTAAAGAGATTGCTGTTCGAGCGAGTGACGAAAATATTGCAGGAGGCCATTGATAAGCAAAAACTAAAAAAGGATGCtgacaagaacaagaacaaggacGAGGACGAGTACAAGAAGATGTACAGCAGGGAGGACATCAGGACACACTGGGGCCAGAAGGCCTTCCTCAGTGCACATGAACAAGTCAGAAAAAATATCAAAGCCAATATCGAATCGAATGGATTGAAAATTAGGACGCCGTGGGACGAGGGTGCTGAGgcgaccgcgccgccgtgggACGAGGACGAGAGGCGTCCTATGTTCGGCACGGAATTCGAGGAGGACGTCCTCTTGTGGCACATCGCCACGTGCATGCTCCTCCCGCACATCAGACGGAGAGGAAGTACTACACCACATGCGTGGGCAATTGAGGTATTGACGGAATACATGATGTTCCTTGTGGCTGTCCGTCGACAAATGCTACCTGGCCTTGTCCTCCACAGCCAGCTGCAGGTAACCCGCAAAACATTGAGGGATGAAGTATGGGTTAAGACTGAAAGGGACAAGCGTTCTAAAAGGTTCCTACCCGGTGAAGGATTTATGAtggaaaacaaagaaaagttaGCCATGTTCCTGCGACACGTGACTAGGGAGACGCCGCCGGAGCATGTGAAGGAGGAAGATTTTATTCAAATTAAAGGCATCGAAGGTACGCGACTTCTCGCGCATGCAGTAGAGCTTTATTTTGCCCTATCAGGCGACAAGAAAGGACCTGATCTGCCTGAGCCGAGACTAGATGATGATATGCTGGAGTTCATCTTCAATGTGTGGGTGGATAAGCTGGTCTACGCGGCCGTCCGGTGCAGCAGGGAGGCCCATGCCACGCAGCTCAGCGCCAGTGGCGACCTCACCACCGTGCTGTGGATGCTTATCCAACATGCTGGCCCGTTTTGCATAGGAGAAACAAGCAGCATCTACATCATCCTAGGAGAGCTGAGCAAGACTGAGGCCCCTCCCGGCTcaccgccgcggcgcggcggccgccgcagccgccgccgaaggaggggccggcgccgccgcctccgccgaagatggcgccgccgccgccgccgccgcttccttgCCCTCCGCCCAAGGCGTGGCCTCCGTGCAGTCCGTGTCCCGTGTGCCCTCCGTACTACCACCCATCATACCCCCCTGTGTGCCCTCCATGCTACAACCCATCGTGCCCCCCCGTGTGCTCTTGGTACCCCCAGTGTCCCCCGCAACATGAGAAACCAGAAGATCACGAACGTGGATATGCcaaagaagaagatgatgagcaCGAAGATTCTTCTTCTGATGAGGATTCCGAAGAATAATAATATGTTACATTATTGTATCGTATTGTTTGTATTGATGCAGACCCCTTGAAGGGGAGTCCAAACTATGTACTACAATGTAATGGCACTAGAACATTGTAATTAGCGCCCGGCCTCTTATATATGGTTTGGTGCAGAATAAAGTTGTACGGGAATGATGAAGTTCGGATACTACTACATGTGTTTAATAATTTGATAAAGCTAGCACGGCAAACTCCTTACATCTTTAATTTCGAGCTGTTTGGTTTGCAAAAATGTTGTTTCCTACTGTCTGTAACCATTTCCAAATAAATTAAAGCTGGCAACTATGGGTGGTAAAGGGTccaatattttgaactagaaaatctaagggccgggctctaatcttatacaattttgagctaaaaaaattaAGAGCCTTGTTGggccattaccacccctactggCAACTAAGCATCCCTGGTAGCTTCCATTACACTATTATCTGATTCCATTTCCCATAATCCCATTGCATTATCACTCACTGAACCAAGGAGAACCTTCCCTTCAGGCACGGCATTAATTTCAAACTTTACAATGAAGGTGTAGGacattggaggcagccatttcAAACTTATATATTACACTTTTACAATATATTGTAACACATACAAATATATTACTTATATTTATTACAGAACTTTAGATATAGAAGTACATTCTTTCATACTGCAGgtacatgaaaaaaaaacagatgatGGAGCATTTCTCATGCGATAGTTATCAAAAGGAAAATGCTTCACATGCAACGTTTTTCCAGTATTTGCCATACTCATCAGTCAAGAAAATTTTTGATTCATGTAATTAGCCAACATGTTAAGCATGACACAATTGCTATTTATTTTTTCTCCTGCACATGAACATCTGCAAATATGGGAAAAAGCAACTTACATGCAGAGGAAATATGCTACTCAAGGGCACAGGTATGTAGTCTTTGACAGCTTCGTcttagtgtttgaatcaaagAATCATACATGTACTCCACTTCATGTCTCCATTTGAAAAAATTCTCGACCTAATCAAGTTGCATGTAACAAGCAAAGCTCAGCATTTCTGAAATGTATACTGAGCAAAAACTGTACACCAATGAGATGGAACCAGTAAtcaaccaacaacaacaacatagctttttttcccaagtAAGTTGTGATAGGCTGGAGATGAAAcctgaaagaaataagttcaaggttcagacaCATTGATAgatagtctccaagcgctcctatccaaagctatctctttagagatattccaatccttaatgtctctcttaaccgactcatcccacgtcagtttaggtctacatctacccctctttacattatcgacccgctcaagaaccccattatgcACTGCcacctcaggaggccttcgttggacatgtctaaaccatctcagccgatgctggataagtttctcctcaattggtgccaccccgaccctatcccaaataacttcgttccggactctatccctccttgtgtgcccgcaaaaccaccgcaacatccgcatctctgctacactcagttgctggacatgtcgcctttttgtaggccaacattcagcactgtataacatcgccggacgaattgctgtcctatagaatttgtcttttagcttttgtggcaccctcttgtcacaaaggatatcagaagcttgccgccatttcaaccaacaacaacaacaacaacatagcattttttcccaagtaagttggggtaggctagagatgaaacccgaaagaaataagttcaaagttcaggcacattgatagctaatctccaagcgctcctatccaaaactctctctttagagatattccaatccttaaggtctctcttaatcgactcatcccacgtcagtttaggtctacctctacccctctttacattatcgacccgctcaagaaccccattacgcaccggcacctcaggaggccttcgttggacatgtccaaaccatctcagccgatgctgggtaagtttctcctcaattggtgtcagcccgaccctatcccgaataacttcgttccggactttatccctccttgtgtgcccgcaaaaccaccgcaacatccgcatctctgctactcagttgctggacatgtcgactttttgtaggccaacattcagcaccgtataacatcgccggacgaattgatgtcctatagaatttgtcttttagcttttgtggcaccctcttgtcacaaaggatgccagaagcttgccgccatttcaaccagccagctgaaattatatgcctaacatcttcatcaatgtcaccatcattttgtagcaccgatcataaataccgaaaagtatccttctagaccaccacttgcccatctagactaacgtctccccctcatgcctagtcgcgctgaaatcgcacatcatatactcagtcttggtcctactaagtctgaaccctttcaactctaacgtgcgtctccacagctctaactttctATTAACCACTGCcatactctcgtcaactagcaccacatcatcagcaaagagcatacaccaagggatctcaccttgtatatcccttgtgacctcatccatcactaaagcaaataaataagggcaaCCAGTAATCAACCGGCAAGAAAAATAATATACTAAGCAAAAAAATAAACGCACTTTTAGATGTTTAACTAATTTGCAGTTCAATCCAACCAAGTTACAATTATATCCAACCAAATTACATCATAGAAAATATGTAAGACATAGAAGAATGTGAAAAAGCTAAAGTTGGTAGAAGAGCAAAGCATCCTTATTCAGTGTGGATTATGGATCTAACATAGAAAATGGGTGCAGATACATTCATTATTTCTGTTCCATCTTTGCACAGCATAAATGATGAAAAAGTCCACATTGTATTTAAAAGGGAGCAACTTACTATGTAAACAGATATCATCTGAATTCTTCAACCATGAAAAATAATTTACCTTAAGGCATCCTTAACCTTTTAGCCACTGAGGATCTATGTAGCTTCAATCAGACATGTGCTGCAcaccaatttcgaaccattagaAATCTGTTATAAAGATTTCAGTGATTTAAAAAGGTAAAATAGGCAATGTTGTCCTTGAACTTTTGCTCTTGGGACAAATTGCTCCCTGAACTCTTAGAAAGGCCAATTTGGTCCTCAAACTCTTGCTCGAGGGTTCAATCTCATCCTCCAGCTCGGATGGACATCCATGTTGGCAGGCGAACTTAGCACCCTGCCAGCTTAGGATTCAGGCTCCTGTTGAAATGGCCAATCTACCCCGTGCTCGTTTGGACAGAGAACCGCATCTAGCCTCTCCATTGCCAGGCCGCTCCCGCTCCCCATAGCTGACAATGTTTTAGGTGCAAAGTATAGATACACATGCATTTTAGCTGAAaaagtagagatacacaggCACGAAATTGACACAATATTTCAGGTCCAAAGTAGCAGATGCTGACACAAATATTTCAGGCTCCGATTACAAGATGCTGAATCCCCTCCAATCCAAACAACCTAGGAGAAGGTTGCTGGGAGGGGGCGGCGACCAGCCATGGGGGCCGACCAGAGAGCTCGATGGGAGGGGGCGGTGAGCTGCGAGGAGACTGGTCAGGGGTGGCGCATGCTGGGAGGGGACGGCGAGCCAGCTGGCTGGGAGGAGGCTGGTCAGGGGCGGCGCGCTGGCTGAGGATGGCGAGCTGGCGGGCTGGGAGGGGGCGGTGAGTGCTGCAAGCGGCGGCGACTGGAGAGAGCTCGATGTGGTCTGTCCAAACGAACACGGGGTAGATTGGTCATTTCAACAGGAGCCTGAACCCTGAGCTGGCAGGGTGCTGAGTTGGCCTGCCAACGTGGATGTCCAGCTCGGATGGAGGATGAGATTGAACCCTCCGGCAAGAGTTTGAGGACCAAATTGGCCTTTCTAAGAGTTCAGGGACCAACTTGACCCAAGAGCAAAAGTTCAAGTACGACATTGCCTATTTTTCcatttaaaaatatttgacatgtaatttttaaaatattaaaaggGGGATCTAGccattttagaattttaaacaGTCTCTTACTTACAACTTGGTAAAGCCAACACTATTAGTATcaagcttgctgtttttttaAGGCTCGGAACCAATGTTTCTGGAAGGATCATTTATCTATCGCCTAGGCATTTTGTTTTGCTGTGATTGATgcattgcaaagcaaatggatTTAATGATGTTGCAAGGCATAGCACGTTTATGGTACAAATGGTGGAAATAACTTGATTCTAGAGTCTTTGTCATTTTGATCTACTAAGCAATAAAGATGAAGAACACGGGCAGTGCACAAAATAAAGCAGAAAGAGAAATTGAAGTTCTTTGGAAGGTTGAAGGACCGTATAAgataaagaacaaaaaaaattccttTTCTTTCCCCTTTGATGCAAATATAAGGATATACGGTGAGTAGCTAAAATACATAAATCTCATGACATATTGAGCTGTCtaaatgcagtaacaaaacgttGTGTAAGCATGTGTCAGAAATCTGAATATTATGCAAACCTGGTTGATGTTGTTGTTCAGTTGTGAGGAATGCTTCTGTGCCTACACTGCAGGATGCAAGCATTGAGCTACTGGCTTGCTAGGCTGCCAGTCCTGTTCCCGTCGAATTGCTCCTCGCCCAAATCAGACCACTCCACACTGGGTCAATCTTCTGTCCACCCAAAGGGAAAAGGAAACTAAAGCACAGAGGTCAATAGGAGGTGAAGTAGAAAAGAATTTTGTGCCCTAGATGAATGAACATGTGACAATACAAATTAGTTCTCATTTATTAACTTCAGTCAAGTGGAAGTAGTGGAGCATAACCAATAAAGTATTAAAGTTGTAAATCGTATAGATCAAACCAACCAGTCAAAGTAGAGGGAAAATTCTAACCAGGCAGGTAGGCCTGTTGTTGATGTGGTTAGAGCACTACGGGCAGATGAAACAACTACTATCTTCATGTTGACCTCCTCATGAGCATTCTGTCGAACACTTTGCAAGCTGCTGCCAAAGTGTATGCACTTGAACCATAAGGAGTGCAGGAAGCACAGGAGGAAAACGTATATGTAGAATCACAACCGCCATTCACTACTCACTGAAGAAGACGGAAGTGAGAGGTGTCAGCAGCGAGAATGGGAGAGGGGGATTTGGGGAGGTGGTGCTCAAGTGTGGTACCGGGAAGAAGCGAGCTTAAATTGCGTTGGAATTCCCAAGGTCAGCCATGGCCGTCGCTGGCCACTCGCAGGCTGGTGCGTGCCCTCAATCCTCACCAATCTGTTCCaacagctttgctgaaaagaaAATTGGAAGGCATAGACAAGAGTTAAGTGTCATGATGCAAGTATATAGGTGGGAAAAAATTACAGATCAAAGTAAAGGGCCCAAACAGTGGTATTAACAGAAATTGCACACTATACATCTGTCTGTGTATATTCAGAGCAAACAATTTAGCTACCTGATGAAAATAAAGAGCCCAAGTGTCATATAGCTTGACCGACAACCAGACCAAGCAAAATCGGCACGTATCAAAAAATGAAAACATTGCACTTGCGAAATTACCACCTATGTAACTACCTAAATGAAATTACTTGTAGGTTCTattttcaattcaaatcaaatagTTCGCAAGAGTGTAAATATAGCAGTGTGCATCAGACAAAAATGATCTATTCATGCTGCGAGAATTAGACTAACACAGGTCATCGAACTTCATACTAAACCTGCACCTGATGGATTGAGCAGGGTGAAGTGTTGGAATCTGTACagcaagcaagaaaaaaaatgagacccAGGAGAAA comes from Panicum virgatum strain AP13 chromosome 4K, P.virgatum_v5, whole genome shotgun sequence and encodes:
- the LOC120701815 gene encoding uncharacterized protein LOC120701815; this translates as MFWLGVVVVFILAQSKQGWNEWGFRITVILSLGANLVVAIVSGTRRRSTRPGLWWGFLGLAAQFSLWGAYQLAEVASTNAIGSLSLSGTDASEEEQQVAAFWGLFLLLHLGGPDNLTAYALEDNKISKRKWIELVFQILGMCYTIYNNTHRGARSWGLLLAAYVLMILAGSVRYVERAMAQNKANLDKMQEEASSSGGSSKDDDKMDYSPKCRRIEAGNASRSSSSSKDDAKMAYLKFRIEKEIKRPGRSLSDREALLLAQDLFPVWRHALVDSSVDPDSKRQQASEAMLTSPEWDWESRCQVAEMELSLIYEFLYTKAILAHSWTWRYYLIRLLSPLSTAAAAFLFSSWLLHPDDNGCRRVVWGSFVGITYALLTVTFLMDVAWLLRALGSTWAYAYLRELAGGAGTRRWWCRLHRMVVRLDPLRLFGRDPVSHRLWSGTIGRYNLLHECSGARGPFRPEWWPVSKAGDDKPKEMRYLHKLPKCVKRLLFERVTKILQEAIDKQKLKKDADKNKNKDEDEYKKMYSREDIRTHWGQKAFLSAHEQVRKNIKANIESNGLKIRTPWDEGAEATAPPWDEDERRPMFGTEFEEDVLLWHIATCMLLPHIRRRGSTTPHAWAIEVLTEYMMFLVAVRRQMLPGLVLHSQLQVTRKTLRDEVWVKTERDKRSKRFLPGEGFMMENKEKLAMFLRHVTRETPPEHVKEEDFIQIKGIEGTRLLAHAVELYFALSGDKKGPDLPEPRLDDDMLEFIFNVWVDKLVYAAVRCSREAHATQLSASGDLTTVLWMLIQHAGPFCIGETSSIYIILGELSKTEAPPGSPPRPLEGESKLCTTM
- the LOC120702777 gene encoding uncharacterized protein LOC120702777; this translates as MGTAAMGVRHGERATSKQPVHSRARCKGRPSSLAGSDAAMLPFQASDHKQSCWNRLVRIEGTHQPASGQRRPWLTLGIPTQFKLASSRSLQSVRQNAHEEVNMKIVVVSSARSALTTSTTGLPACTCLIEAT